The following is a genomic window from Prunus persica cultivar Lovell chromosome G7, Prunus_persica_NCBIv2, whole genome shotgun sequence.
atttttgactttttggaaaACCAGACTGACTCATGGACAACACAATCTGTGTCTTAGCTGACTAGAAGCATGATACTACAATTCAAACTTCTAAGCATAAAAAAGGTATCAAGGATTCTCTTCTACAGAATTCATCTTACAAAATATAGAAGCAAGCTTCAAACACATATTAAAGCCAAACAGAACGAAAaccaaacaattaaaaatgtGGAAAATCAATAGAATACAAATGCAAAGGGACAAATATCGAAAAGCAAGGTATAGTGCActttaaaacaaagagaagcaGCAAAAACCCCAGAAGCAGTAGCAACAGCAAAAACCCCAGAAGCAGTACCCATTGCACAATAAAGAATTGATTCCATTATTAGAAGATGGATAGAAACATACATCTAACAAGAAGCCAATACccaaattatatatgataaaacgtgaaaaggaaaaaacctttatggagaagaagagaaacatTAATATCACTTAACACCATAAGGAAAATATAAAGGAATACTCAGAACTCCAGTCCTTTAAATcctagaaagaagaaaaaataaatcctCATCAATTTCCCTTCACCATTCATCCCCGCTAAACAGGATCTCTACTAAGCTTGGGTGCAAGTGTGATTGTTATAAATCAATGTGTTCACAACTTAGCATTGTCCTATATCATTCATCAAACAATGTTCTTGTAAAACATATATAGTTTCAAATTGCAATAAGCTGACGACTCGCAATGCCCTTTGTGATGGTTAAACTTAAAACTAATAAGTTAAGCTTTTGGAAAGATAATTTACACTTGAAAGAATTCAAACAATCTGGCACATGCTTCGGTTACCTTGCCACAGAGCTCACAGAAAGTTACTTcagatttttataattgtttgtTACAATAAATTTAACCACATTTAAGAGACCTTCACCAAGGCTATCAAACTAGTGCTGGCTTTAATAAACAATcgcataaaaaatattttaaaaaaagacgaACCAACAAGATGTTAAATCTCTACAATGTTGAGCTGAATGAAAGACATAAGGACTGATGTATGTGTTTGCTTCCCGCAAGTAATtagaataaaacaaaattcctATTACCCAATCTCAACTCcagcaacaaaaagaaaacaccttGAGACCAAACTTTAACACTGTTGGTCCTTTTTTCCGTCCTTCGTTCCTTTTCGCCAACCACAAGGGTCAGCTCTGCCCTAAGGAACGAAGAGGAATTATTAGATCAACACCAATGCACCGATCAGATGGTGTATCTTGGCTTACAAAAGGGACTTCTTCAATTTctgaacaaaattgaaagttgaatCAGGTTGCCAATAGTGGATGGGCCCGATCAAGGCCCTATCTGTCAACTTCTTCTTAGTACTGATCCCTTTTGTTGTGCAGGCGTGCCACTATTGAGGATAAAATCAGCTCAATAGATCTGGTGTGGATATGAATGATTGATGCTAATGGAGTTTGCGCCTTATGTAAGATAGTTTATTATCACAATCCTTACAAAATTGGTCTTCTATTTATTATCGGATTGCAAGACTCAAGACTGATCAAGAATTCAACACAACTCTCGACCTGCAGCCTCTGTGTCAATGTTCCATATGGATTACAAGGCTAAAGGGGTTTCCAGTTCTATAAGAATTAGGATTAACAGTTCTATAGCAATAAGGATACCTCAAGGAGTCACTTGATGAGCAAGACTCCTTGAAGTGTTGCATATAAATAGAGCAGCTCCCTCTAAGAGCCGACACACACAAACATCTCATCAAGTAATTCACCCCATCTAGAATTTGAGAATAAGGCAGTCGGTTATCTTAGAGAAGAGTTGTCTCGCAAGTGTTCGATAAAAGACTTCAATGGCAGAACAAGGTTAGTGTTCAAGTTATAATAGCGTAGAAAGTTTAcatgtggtatcagagcataaGTTATTTTATCTTCTACCTAACCAATTTTGTTGCAGCTTTTAGAACTTGAAAATTGGAGGATAATTAAGTTTTCAAGGTTAAAGAAACTTGACACAGCAACAGTTAAAGTTAACACCTTGCTGTGACAAACAGAAATTGATCAAAGTTTTGTATAGTTCTTGCCATGCTCTGAGCAAGCCAAAGCAACTCAGACACAACAAGATCTGTACATTCAAAGTTTTATGATCAAACTTGTGTTGAAAATAAAGGCATAATGAATGATTCACTGTCCAAAGATGAGAATGATTTATCGTGCAAttattttcaacaaaacagTATAAGAGATGAAACACGTAGGCTATCAAGGTTGTTCTTCTTTCCAAAGATGTGGAACCTTTCTTGTACAAGAAGCTTATGTGATTTTCATGTCTTAGTGTTGATAAACATGTTTTGATTTCTTCACCTAAAGGTGAGAATCGATCATCTTTTAAAGTTATGgggttttcagtttttaaacatatatatactatgTGTTTTTTCAGTTAATCACAACTCGATTGAAACTCTCATTGGCTCCAACTGCACCAAATGGAGGGAAGATGTGGAAATTTCTCTAGGTCTGCTGGACTATGAGATGGCTATTGAAGCAGATGCTCCTGCAGTACCTGATGCAGATGCATCTGCtggagcaaaagaaaaatatgccAAATGGGTTAAGGCAAACAAAATGGCTATTCTAATCATGAGAAGGTCAATTTCACCATCTGTCAAGGGAAGCATTACATCATGTGATAATGCCAAGAAGTTCATTGATTCTATTGGGGAGAAGTTTCAGGAATCAGAAAAGGCTGAGATTGGAACTCTAATGGGACAGCTTACTGATACAAAATACAATGGGGAAAGATGTGTGAGAACACACATACTGAACATGCTGGAAATTGGGAACAAACTGAAGGCACTCAAAGTCAATATGGATGAAACTATGACGGTGCATTTTTCTATAAACTCTCTGCCTAGTACTTTCAAGCATCTTAGAAGCACATATGTAGCTCAAAAGGAGAAGTGGACAGTAACTGACCTCATAAGCATTTGTGTGCAGGAAGaacaaaatatgaagaaagatAAGGCTGAAGAAAAGATTAATATGGTTCAAAACAGCTTCAGAAGGGATTTTGGAAAAGGCAAAATCgttggaaagaaaaacaatgaagAAAAGGAGACTAAAGGACTGAAACCAGAAGGACTCAAGTGTTACTTCTGCAAGAAGTTTGGTCGTATGAAGAGGAATTGTGACAGGTACAAGCGTTGGTTGGATAAGCAAAAGGCTAAAGGTAAGAATCAAGTACATATTTGTTTTGAGTCTAATGCAATTGAGATTTCTTCATATTCATGGTGGTTAGATAGTGGTGCATCAGTTCATGTGGCTAATTCCTTGCAGAGGTTCAAAACAAAGAGGCTGCCAAGCAAGGCTAAGATGAAGGTGTTCGTAGGAAATGGAGAAAGAGTCAAGGTGGAGTACATTGGATTTTCTAGGATCAAGTTGGAGTCTGGTTTTATTTTGGAGTTAGTAGATGTAGTTTATATTCCTTCTATGAAAAGGAATCTTATTTCAGTTAGTAAGCTTGTAATATCAAACTTACAGTTTGAGTTTGATGAGTCTGGATTCTCcattttcagaaataaagttCTGATTGGCAATGGTTTTCTAAATGATGGAATGTTTCGATTAAACTACAAGAAACCAAATCCCAGCACTGGAAATCTAAGCATCAATGTGATAAgcactaaaagaaaagcagaaaaagaagagtCTTATAGACTTTGGCACAAGAGACTAGGACATGTCTCAGCTGAAAGAATGAATTTGcttaacaaagaaaatttgttgCCACCATTTAACCACCATGACAAAGACAGTGTTTGCATAGAATGTGTTAAAGgaaaattgacaaatttgagaaagaaaggtGCTACAAGAAGTGAAAAAGTGCTGGAAATCATACATACAGATATTTGTAGTCCTTTTCCCACTCAAACACATGATGGTTTGAAGTATTTCATAACATTCACAGATGATTACTCTCGATATCGTTATGTGTACTTAATATCTGAAAAATCCAATGCACTGGACATGTTCAAAGTCTATAAAGCAGAAGTGAAAAACCAGTTGGATTCAAAAATCAAAGTAGTAAGGTCGGATAGAGGAGGAGAATTTTATGGTAAATTTGATGAGAGAGGAAGGAACCCTGGACCTTTTGCCAACTTTCTACAAGAAGGAGGTATAGTGGCTCAATACACTAATCCAGGCACACCACAACAAAACGGAGTAGCAGAGAGATGAAATAGGACCTTGATTGAGATGATTAGGAGCCTAATGTGCTGCACAAAGCttccaaaatttctttggGGAGAGGCTTTAAAAACTGCAAATTATTTGCTAAACCGAATTCCTACCAAAAGTGCAGACAAAATTCCTTATGAAACATGGTGCAATAGAAAGCCTAGTCTCTCACATCTTAAAATCTGGGGAAGTAAGGCAGAGGCAAAGTTCTACAATCCAATGGAAATGAAACTAGATTCCAAGCCATTGAGCTATTTTTTCATTGGATATCCGGATAGAACAAAGGGGTACAGTTCTATTGTCCCAACAACAGCACAAGATTCATGGAAACTCAAAGAGCTATTTTTATTGAAGATGATATTGAATCAGACACTGAGgaaaactttgattttgatgaaattttggaaaacaaGGAACCtgctgaaaaggaaaatatgctGAGAGATATAACCATCTTACCATTCACTTATTTGAATGACAAGCAAGTCTCACCAAATCATGATCAAACAACTGAAGTTCCACAAATTGCACTAGAAGACATGCAGATAGAGCAACAAGAACCTCAGCCTCACAACTTAGAATTGAGAAGATCACTAAGAACTAAGAGACCTGCACTGTCCAATGATTTTTTCGTATACTTGCAAGAGTCAAAACATGACATCAATACCACAGAAGATCCTCTATCTTATAAGCAGGCCATTCAAAGTGACAACTGTGATAAGTGGATAGAAGCAATGGAGTCTGAACTCCAGTCAATGAGCAAGAACGGTGTATGGAAACTTGTTGATTTACCTCAAGGATGTAAACCAATAGGATGCAAGTGGGTTTACAAGACCAAAAGAAACTCAAAGGGACAAATAGACAGATACAAGGCACGACTAGTAGTAAAAAGGTTCACACAACAAGAAGGAGTAGATTACAATGAGACTTTCTCACCTGTGTCAACCAAAGATTCCTTAAGGGTTATAATGGCATTAGTGGCACATTTTGATCTTCACCTTCATCAAATGGATGTTCAAACTACATTTTTGAATGGAAACCTTATTGAAGAAATCTACATGAAACAACTGGATGGTTTCATTCAAAAAGGGGAAGAAGATTTGGTTTGCAGGTTACAAAATCAATATACGGATTAAAACAGGCTTTTAGGCAGTGGTACTTTAAGTTTGATGAAGTGGTGAAGTCTCAAGGTTTCATTGACAATCCTTTAGATGAGTGTATTTACCAAAACTTTCAAGGGAGACATTACATTTTCATGCTGTtgtatgttgatgacattCTCTTAGCAAGCAGTAATCTGTCACTATTACATGACACTAAGAGAATGCTATCAAACCATTTTCAGGTGACTGATTTGGGAGAAGCAAACTATGTATTAGGAATTGAAATAAGCCGAGATAGAGAAAGGGGGTTACTTAGTCTATCACATAAGGGATATATAGAAAGGATACTGAAAAGGTTCAACATGAAAAACTGCACAGGTTGTGATGTTCCATTCTCGAAGGGTGATAAATTGAGCAGTGAACAATCTTCCAAAACTGAGCAAGAGAAGTTGGAGATGCAGGACAAGCCCTATGCCTCACTTGTTGGAAGTTTGATGTATGCTCAAGTTTGCACAAGGCCAGACCTTGCTTTCAGCATTAGTGTTCTTGGAAGATTTCAATCCAATCCAGGTCAGGCACATTGGATAGCAGGCAAGAAAGTTTTGAGGTATTTGCAAAGAACTAAGAATATAAGCTAATCTATCGAAGAGTTGAAGAACTGAAACTAGAAGGATATGCATATGCAGATTTTGCTGGCTGTGTTTGGACACACAAAAAAGTACATCAGGTGTGGTGTTTTTGTTTGCAGGAGGAGCAGTGGCTTGGAGAAGTGTCAAACAACAATACATATCAACCTCAACCATGCAGGCTGAGTTTTTAGCAATTTATGAAGCGACCTCAATAGCTATGTGGCTTAAAAATTTTATGTCAATGTTATAAGTCGTGGATTCTATACAAAGGCCAATCCAATTGTGGAATGACAACAGTGCTGCAGTTTATTTTGCAAAAGGAAATAAGAGGTCAGGAGGATTAAGACACCTGCAGTTAAAGTTTTTATCAACCAAGGAAAAGATCCGAGATGGTTATACAGCCTTAGATCATATTGGAACAGATTTCAATATTGCAGATCCCCTGAACAAAGACTTGCCTAATCATGTTTTTCATAGGCATGTTAAAAGTATGGGTTTACATATCAGTTTTGATGCTTGAAGTCTGTGGGAGTCTGTGGGAGCCagatttagttttatttttcttttagctAGTTTTAATCGAGACTGTTTTAcagtttatttaataataattttttatgaatgtTTTGGCATGTGGATGAAGGAATAATTTGCAAAATTTTGCTAGCATATATGTTTTGCATTTTCGTATCCATGAAGGAGCCATGCAAGTTTATTAAGACCTTGGTAGTCTTGTAAGGGTGAGCTAAGCTTTGTTTTGATCATTAAGTTTTCTAAGGTAGATCACAACATTGTTTTTTATACTAATTCAGTTGGCAGTCGCATGTGTTGATGTATATTTGTATGTGTGGTTGTAAAAGACTTGAGTTTGGTTGCTCAATGTTCTTTGACAGTTCCATATGAGTTTATATCAATGACAGTGGCTTGGTAAGAAACTGAGAAGGTTGAGTTCTAAATTGACCATTAAGAGATTGCTCTTGAGTCACAATGAATAATTGACCAAGTGGGAGAATGTAAGATAGTTTATTATCACAATCCTTACAGAATTGGTCTTCTATTCATTATCAGATTGCAAGACTCAAGACTGATCAAGAATTCAACACAACTCTCCACCTGCAACCTCTGTGTCAATGTTCCATATGGATTACAAGGCTAAAGGGGTTTCCAGTTCTATAAGAATTAGGATTAACAGTTCTATAGCAATAAGGATACCTCAAGGAGTCTCTTGATGGGCAAGACTCCTTGAAGTGTTGCATATAAATAGAGCAACTCCCTCTAAGAGCCGACATACACAAACATCTCATCAAGTAATTCACCCCATCTGGAATTTGAGAATAAGGCATTCGGTTATCTTAGAGAAGAGTTGTCTCCCAAGTGTTCGATAAAAGACTTCAATGGCAGAACAAGGGTAGTGTTCAAGTTATAATAGCTTAGAAAGTTTACACCTTATTTATGGACTTCCCACCAAGCCATTGTGCTACAAGGGGGTACTGGCCTAGATagattcttttctatgcctcaATTAAGAGGACTTCAATATTATTTCCTCCATGAATATTCTTGACAAGTGTGAGAAGCACCTGAACAGGCAACATAGCAAGACTAAGTTTGTGGTCAACAACAAACCCTGCCTGGGttttaataacctgtttcaATATTTTCTCGTTTTCAACTAAATCAATAGTTAGTTCAAGCCCACTGGTGAAATTTCGGGCCCAACTTAACTTTGTATCCCTTTCTTTTACTATTCCTTTCGGGTCCCTATTCCCTTTCGGGCCCGAATACAAATCTTCCTAGACTGTTTGAAGGGTAAAAAAGGCGGGAATCCAATTTTATGTATTAAAATGATCCATGATTCGTTCTTCAGATAATCAAGTGAATTTTATCTATATAGATTCTTCAGCAACTTATGTTTACTTTGAACCTTAAACTAAATAACAAAAGATTCTTTAATTAATCCACTAATTATCCTCAAATCTGAATTACAGAGTAAAGGAAAAGGTACTGGAGATTTCTCAATCCAGCTCAAACGATTACATGAATTGAAACAAGAAGAcgtcttaaaagaaaaattataccATGGATATGGCAGAGCTACGAGAGATAAGCGCAGGAGTTGTCGACTGGTTATCTAAAGAAAAAGTAGGCAGATTGATATCTTGAGAGTTTTCAAGTGTTGTTTTGAGACGTTGCGTCTAGTTTTTCAAGAGAAAGTCCCCTTCTTCTGAAGTAGACCTTCATGATTTATAGAGATAGAGGAACTTGTAATGATTGGAATTAATTACAGAGTAAAGGAAAAGGTACTGGAGATTTCTCAATCCAGCTCAAACGATTACATGAATTGAAACAAGAAGAcgtcttaaaagaaaaattataccATGGATATGGCAGAGCTACGAGAGATAAGCGCAGGAGTTGTCGACTGGTTATCTAAAGAAAAAGTAGGCAGATTGATATCTTGAGAGTTTTCAAGTGTTGTTTTGAGACGTTGCGTCTAGTTTTTCAAGAGAAAGTCCCCTTCTTCTGAAGTAGACCTTCATGATTTATAGAGATAGAGGAACTTGTAATGATTGGAATTACGACAAGACCTTTGGTTTGTGGTTCAAGGTCAGCTGCTAGTTTGCTGATCTTAACCAGTTCGTAGAGGGAATGACGGAGGAATCCTGGCAAGAACCGTCGGTTTCCTTTGGGGAACTCTCTTGATTTGACTTCTTTGTACTTGAAAACCTAGCTGGCAATTTCGATCTTTTCTGGTTTTGGGGGCTTCAGCACGACTTATTTTCTTGCTGGAGGAGAAGGAGGTCAAGTCGTCATTAAATGTGATAATCCCCTTCGGTCTCCCTTGTGGGGTTCATAAAACACGCTTACCAATCCTTTAACTTGTAGCGCAAGATAAAGGTTTGACTCCCATGACTTGGGCCTTTTGAATATTATGAGAGGCCCAGTTGGGGAAAGGATGACCTTTAAAAAAGACAAATGCTGGTGGGCCtggttttatctttaaaaattctttttaaacCTTGAGACCATTGTTGGCCCGTTTACCAAAATTGAGTACAAACAAATACCAAAAAcgcaaaatcaaaatcacaacttgccaagagaaaagagaaaggataTAGAGGAGAGAAGGAGGAAGCTCACCAGAAGAAAGAGAGCAGAGTGAAAATCAAAGAATGGGAGCTGAAGGTTTAGACAGGGTTTAGAGATGAAGCATTTTCGTCTCAGAGCGAACGATGGCATAGGAAAGCTTCACTGTCGGATGGAGTGAACGGCTAAGATTAAAAATTGATCTTAGCCCATTTTACTATAACTTGACCCATTTTGTATCCACGTCTGTGTTAAGCAtcggtaaattttttttaataaaaataggcttattatcacaaaacgtccctaaaatttacgaaactatcagattgcatccttaatttttttttttttggtcactcgtggtcctcaaggttagtatgtgcgatcacaaatggtccctgccGTTAAGTTAGTATTTATAAAACTATCATATTTATGAGTCATATGTCACGTGTCATTTGCATGAGACCCAGAACTTAGATGAGTCGACTTTAACTAATCAAGTTgtcaaactttgaattattaacCACCAAAATTATGGTTTCTACAACTCACAAGTGCCattaaatttcaatttataataaatttggatatgttaacGGCGGATCTACACTCACTCCAGCCCagtgttgatttttttttgtttttttttttttttgttttttttgttttttttgtttttggtagtCTTGGTGGTTTAAGTCAAATATAGGTAAAGTAAAATAAGTCCAGCTCTCTATGTAGAAATAAGCCCACTCTTGAAGCATATAGGAAATGGTAAACATGCAATTCATAAtctatataaattttattagaAGCAAAcatcaaaaaaaatattatagccATCTAAAACGCCATATTTGAACCTTCAAAGCCTAGAAGAAATAGTTCTTCCCCTCTAAAAAATTGTACCAGTCTATCTTCAGTGGGTTCTTCAATCTTggtaagtttttctctttttttttagttcaatttccaattttaattattgttgttaagtttttataatttagggtttgggtgaAAACTTTTGGGGAttgttatatatgttttatttttgcaacttgaattattaattagtatatatgatttttggtGTCTAGTATTTCTTGTTAGGATATCTTGTcacatgatgataatagaccaacaaagagaggaaaaactatttattcattcttcaaaaaaattggTAACGATAATAAGGATACAATTTATGCATATGATGTTGATAGTTCAATTCCTGAGAAACTTACTCAACTCTGATCTCAAGTATTTGAACaatgtgtttgatttgatatttatttatatattttgtcttctttgtGTTATATTTGCTCATAATTTGGCattgtttgatttataaaattttatttacatttttgtttcaagagaaaaaaaagcttATAATATATCtcttgtaaaaaataaaatttagcgtacttgtaaaaaaattcatgagtCCACCATTGGCTAATAACATGATACAATTgatccaaacaaaacaaaagcaaaaaacaaaaacaaaaacaaaaacatgataCAAGAGCAGATTCTGATGGGCAATTACATCAGTATTGCCAGCTCAGCATCTAATACAGAACGAAAttctcttattttattttccacaaaattattataattatagaatcaaagaaaaaacactaTGTTTTATTAATGTATGTATCTtaatttggtgtgtttttatGCATATGCATTTGGGGACgagttgaagatgaagatcaGGCAGCAACAGCTATGAAAACTCCAACAATGGCGGCCATGAAGACTTGGTATCCAGAAAAGATGAAACCACGAACAGCAGAGGACGGAGCTGGTGCAGGCGGACCCTCCATAACAGTGATGTTAAGTTTCTGGCCCAAAGCACAGTGGTTGCTAGTAGAACAAATGTACCATTTATTTCCAGTAGTCTTTAGCTCTATTTTGTCGTTTCCAGAGGTAAGTGGTGGTTGATCATTTGTTGTTGGCTTAACACATTCCTTGAACCCAGTTCCATTCACCTTGAACACGTTGTGTGGTGGGGACGGGTAGTTGAACactgcatgcatgcataatATATgttcataaattaattaatattcatAGATATATgtagttttgaaagaaaaaaggaactgATCACATCAATTCTGGTTTTTGTaagttaattattaattacgCTAAGAGTAATGTTTGTTTTCTAAACAAATGCTTAGTTTCGACCACTCGTTTTTACAAAACTAAATTGTTGAATGATCTAAATTCACGATTTAGCAATATAAGCATCTTAAAACATCTTCTATATTATGATAGAAGTATAATCGGAATGTATATATTACCTAGTGTATCACCAACATGAAATACTTTGTCTTTGGCCCAAGCTTGGTAGTCAAAATTAGGTTTCCAGCCGTTAGCATCTCCAACGATGAACTCCGTTGCCATGGCAATTGTAGGAAGAAGAATCACAACCATGGTAATTAGGGCGACAATCTTAATCGAAGCCATTGGAGCTAATTTGATATACCCCTTAATTATTAGGAATTTTTTGTGTTAACTCTCTCAGTAGGTATACTGTTTTGTATATGTTCTGGGAATGTTTGGTCTATTTATACATTTTCTCCTGTTGAATAATTCATTGAAAACCCCGAATGAAAGACAAAGCTTGAAGACTGCCTTTGGTTGGCTTACCACACTAtgttgtaaataaaataatatggtcGGCTTTAATATGCTTTCCAACTACTAAATTTAGAGAATGAACGGGGAAAATTATGTTTTGGTTTGTAAAGAGTTACGACTTAGAGTAACATAAATCATAAATTGAAGTAAATATGTACTATTTCATAACCTAAAGTTTATGTACTATTTCAATTtccattatataaatatatatattgctaaAAATATGTCTGCAAATTGCAATGTTCTatctttttgctttatatatatagatatatagcCTTTTTCTATTGAGATAtccttaaaataattttataatatataaatatttgaatatagTCGGCCTattatttttgctcaccactttaacctaAGGTGTACCCTCACCACTCTTCCCAAAAGGTGACACATGTCCATGAGTTTACCTATagttaatttttactttttattatgtttgatgacattattatgagagagaaacaatgctttaataagatttttccCGATTTACCATTATTCTATTAATTAACTCAACAAACTTTCcacttttatattaattaccaATTAAGCTAATAACAATCCGAATAATTAACAACAGCAGAACAGTCAttacttaaataaataaaaattaacagTCTTCCACTTCCCATGAATCTGTTGGCATCCCAATCTTAACGAAGGACATGAATTGTTAAATTCGAATTTGGCCTTGATACTCagaaaactaaataaaacaaagcaaatttataattttaaaaaaaaaacaatacatAGTACTAAAAACAACAAGTAACAACATAGACGATACCTATCTTTTGCTTGAACAAAGGAAAGAAGTCTATTGAGCAGAGTTCA
Proteins encoded in this region:
- the LOC109950275 gene encoding uncharacterized protein LOC109950275 codes for the protein MAEQVNHNSIETLIGSNCTKWREDVEISLGLLDYEMAIEADAPAVPDADASAGAKEKYAKWVKANKMAILIMRRSISPSVKGSITSCDNAKKFIDSIGEKFQESEKAEIGTLMGQLTDTKYNGERCVRTHILNMLEIGNKLKALKVNMDETMTVHFSINSLPSTFKHLRSTYVAQKEKWTVTDLISICVQEEQNMKKDKAEEKINMVQNSFRRDFGKGKIVGKKNNEEKETKGLKPEGLKCYFCKKFGRMKRNCDRYKRWLDKQKAKEVQNKEAAKQG
- the LOC18771285 gene encoding stellacyanin; its protein translation is MASIKIVALITMVVILLPTIAMATEFIVGDANGWKPNFDYQAWAKDKVFHVGDTLVFNYPSPPHNVFKVNGTGFKECVKPTTNDQPPLTSGNDKIELKTTGNKWYICSTSNHCALGQKLNITVMEGPPAPAPSSAVRGFIFSGYQVFMAAIVGVFIAVAA